A single region of the Kryptolebias marmoratus isolate JLee-2015 linkage group LG10, ASM164957v2, whole genome shotgun sequence genome encodes:
- the tmem229b gene encoding transmembrane protein 229b translates to MASRGKMVTSETSGTPVPLTALSRWYLYAIHGYFCEVMFTAAWEFVVNCNWKFPGVTSVWALFIYGTCILIVEQMYLKLRVRCPVLLRCIIYTMWTYLWEFGTGLLLRQFNACPWDYSEFRYNFMGLITAEYAVPWFCASFIVERFVIRKTLRLRFHEGPEDGWSNHRSDAGGGGVAAGTFRGSRQQEQSRGIESNANGYLKVE, encoded by the coding sequence ATGGCCAGCAGAGGAAAGATGGTGACCTCAGAAACCTCAGGAACGCCTGTTCCTCTTACAGCACTGTCACGTTGGTACCTTTATGCCATTCATGGCTACTTCTGTGAAGTAATGTTCACCGCGGCCTGGGAATTTGTGGTTAACTGCAACTGGAAGTTCCCTGGTGTCACCAGCGTGTGGGCACTCTTCATCTACGGCACCTGCATCCTCATTGTGGAGCAGATGTACCTGAAGCTGCGTGTCCGCTGTCCTGTTCTGCTGCGCTGCATCATCTACACAATGTGGACTTACCTGTGGGAGTTTGGCACCGGGCTGCTTCTGCGCCAGTTCAACGCCTGCCCCTGGGACTACTCCGAGTTCCGCTACAATTTCATGGGGTTGATCACAGCCGAGTATGCTGTCCCATGGTTTTGTGCCTCCTTCATTGTGGAACGCTTCGTCATCCGCAAAACCCTGCGGCTGCGCTTCCACGAGGGGCCTGAAGATGGATGGTCAAACCATCGGTCAGATGCTGGTGGTGGAGGAGTTGCTGCAGGAACTTTTAGGGGTAGCAGGCAACAAGAACAGAGCAGGGGGATTGAAAGTAATGCCAATGGATACCTTAAGGTGGAATGA